In one Petrotoga mexicana DSM 14811 genomic region, the following are encoded:
- a CDS encoding TM1802 family CRISPR-associated protein — protein sequence MKRHLEFLDKFSDKFLQSDFGKGTLLSGVVLGFVAYNQTKGEKGESGYSNAKIQDSPLYKQLNFGRLSLRDIKKHLSRIPELIKAYKIEPSFLVEDLAGYSQELLLNSKGKDLGIDGNFAFVTGFMNWRNYFWEIYKDYTKEKEVVELEIEKTDKGEDQDV from the coding sequence ATGAAAAGACATTTGGAATTCCTAGATAAGTTTTCTGATAAATTTTTGCAGAGCGACTTTGGAAAAGGGACACTTTTATCTGGAGTAGTTTTGGGGTTTGTGGCGTATAATCAAACAAAGGGGGAAAAAGGAGAAAGTGGTTATTCAAACGCAAAAATTCAAGATTCTCCATTGTACAAGCAGTTAAATTTTGGAAGATTAAGTTTAAGAGATATAAAAAAACATCTATCAAGAATACCAGAACTTATAAAAGCGTACAAGATTGAACCTTCCTTCCTGGTTGAAGATTTAGCTGGTTATTCCCAAGAACTATTACTGAATTCTAAGGGAAAGGATTTAGGGATCGATGGAAATTTTGCTTTTGTGACAGGTTTCATGAACTGGAGAAATTACTTCTGGGAAATATACAAAGATTACACAAAAGAGAAAGAAGTAGTAGAATTAGAAATAGAAAAAACGGACAAGGGGGAAGACCAAGATGTTTAA
- the cas7b gene encoding type I-B CRISPR-associated protein Cas7/Csh2 gives MFNGRKELLFLYSVKDANPNGDPLNANHPRYDEETGQVLVSDVRIKRTIRDELMRMGEDVFIDGEPKSLKERFEELKTKLSTTKGDETLKKCIDTRLFGVTFALGKESFAWTGPVQFKWGRSLHKAKVEFVQGTGAFVTKEGGEQRTIRNEYIVPFALIGTYAIGNQYASERTQATDEDFNKLTQAVWNGTNNLITRSKTEHRSRFLMEIVYQPNFNGLIGSLDERIKLTKRDNSLLDDDEQLAIRNIQDIALNLKEICDKVSLLKDNIEKIIIIKDPDLEVQYIDDLKSILGEDKVAMELR, from the coding sequence ATGTTTAACGGCAGAAAAGAACTTCTGTTTTTATACTCTGTAAAAGATGCGAATCCAAACGGTGATCCATTGAATGCAAATCATCCAAGATACGATGAAGAAACAGGCCAAGTTTTAGTATCTGACGTTAGAATTAAAAGAACTATCAGAGACGAATTAATGAGAATGGGAGAAGATGTTTTCATTGATGGAGAACCAAAATCTTTAAAAGAAAGATTCGAAGAGCTCAAAACAAAATTGTCTACCACAAAAGGAGATGAAACTCTAAAGAAATGTATCGATACAAGACTTTTCGGTGTAACATTCGCATTGGGTAAGGAAAGTTTTGCATGGACTGGACCTGTCCAATTTAAATGGGGAAGATCTTTACACAAAGCAAAAGTTGAATTTGTACAAGGAACCGGCGCGTTTGTCACTAAAGAAGGTGGAGAACAGAGAACTATAAGAAATGAATATATAGTTCCTTTTGCATTGATTGGAACCTATGCAATTGGAAATCAATATGCATCTGAAAGGACACAAGCAACAGACGAGGATTTCAACAAACTTACACAAGCTGTTTGGAATGGAACCAACAATTTAATCACAAGGAGTAAAACTGAGCATAGATCTCGCTTTTTGATGGAGATTGTGTACCAGCCTAATTTCAATGGATTAATTGGTTCTTTGGATGAAAGAATAAAATTAACCAAAAGAGATAATTCTTTGTTAGATGACGATGAACAATTGGCAATCCGAAATATTCAAGACATTGCTCTCAATTTGAAGGAAATATGTGATAAGGTTTCTTTACTCAAAGATAATATAGAAAAGATAATAATTATCAAGGATCCTGACTTGGAAGTACAATATATTGATGATCTAAAAAGTATTTTGGGAGAAGATAAAGTAGCTATGGAATTGAGGTGA
- the cas5b gene encoding type I-B CRISPR-associated protein Cas5b: protein MALVFDITGEYAMFRKFYTTTSSASYPFPPPTAVGGLIAAIIGVENKSENKAHLASYWESLYGNRIAISILSPTQWFTTSINLWNNKDPKKGIHNIIKHQFVKRPKYRIYVEGPIEEKLKPFLEEGSFVFTPYLGTAYSFANIHYIGSFNPLKIEDDEARIKSIIPADIKPKINLKKTHGIFKDIVPLQMDKERGLTKSLSVFYPANIDTGIFVDNPEEIGGVLVGNDEIVWLPEWSRKPSG, encoded by the coding sequence ATGGCCCTTGTTTTTGATATTACAGGGGAGTATGCTATGTTTCGCAAATTTTATACAACCACTTCTTCCGCATCTTATCCCTTCCCACCACCAACAGCTGTTGGAGGATTGATTGCGGCTATAATTGGAGTAGAGAACAAATCGGAAAATAAAGCTCATTTGGCTTCTTATTGGGAATCATTGTATGGAAACAGAATCGCCATTTCAATACTGTCTCCCACTCAATGGTTCACCACCAGTATAAACTTGTGGAATAATAAAGACCCAAAAAAGGGTATTCACAATATTATAAAACATCAATTTGTAAAAAGACCAAAATATCGAATTTATGTAGAAGGTCCTATAGAAGAAAAATTAAAACCTTTTCTTGAAGAAGGTAGTTTTGTTTTTACCCCATATCTTGGTACCGCATATTCATTTGCAAATATTCATTACATAGGATCTTTCAACCCGCTAAAGATCGAAGACGATGAGGCAAGAATAAAAAGTATCATACCTGCAGATATTAAGCCCAAAATTAATCTGAAAAAAACTCATGGAATCTTTAAAGACATTGTCCCTCTACAAATGGACAAAGAAAGAGGCCTTACTAAAAGCTTGTCAGTTTTTTACCCAGCCAATATCGATACGGGAATTTTTGTTGATAATCCTGAAGAGATAGGGGGAGTCTTAGTTGGAAACGACGAAATTGTTTGGCTTCCTGAATGGTCAAGAAAGCCATCCGGGTAA